Part of the Leptolyngbya sp. BL0902 genome, GAGAAGGTGATGTATTCCGGCTCCAAATCCTGGGCCACGGTGGCACCGGGGCCAAAGATCCGTACCCCAGCGGCCCGCAGAGCATCGGCCTGGTCGTTAAAGGCCCGGAAGTCGGCGGTGCGTACCGTGGCGTTGGCCACCCCGTTGCTGATGTCGATGATGCTGACGGAACCTTCGGGGTCGAAGGAATCGGCCCGTCCGTAGCTGTTGGGTTCGCCCTCATCGGCGGTCAGCACGCGGGTGCCGTCGGGGGAGAACACCACCATATCGGGCAGGTAGCCCACTTCCACGGCGTTCAACAGGGCTCCGGTGGCGGCATCGTAGAAGCTGACCTGGCCTCGGCGCTGGGCTCCGGTGGCGCTGTCCACGATGGCGTAGGCGGCGGCGACGATGCCGTTTTTGATGGCGACGCTGTTGGGCAGCACATTCACCCCCGCCGGAGCGGCAAACCCTAGGGGCAGGTCGCCCACCAAGGACAATGCCCCCGTGGCGCTGAGGCTGAAGATTTCGATGCGGTCTCCGGCCACCACGTACAGCCGCCGACTGGCGGGGTCAAAGGCGGAGATTTCGGCCCCGTTAGCGCTGGTGATGGTACCCACCTGGCGCAGGCTACCCGTGGTGTTGTCCTCGATGGTGACGGTGGCGCTGGTGCTGGCCCCCAATCCGTAGTCCGTCGAGGATACCAGGGTGAGGATCACCGTCTCCGGCCCCTCGTTGGGGTTGGCATCGTTCACCGGGGTAATGGTGATGGTGGCGCTGGTTTCGCCCGCCGGGATGACAATACGACCACTGAGGCGGTTGTAGTCAATGCCGTTGGTGGCGGTGCCGCCCACGGTGTAGGTAACAATCAGATCGGCGGTGAGGTCGCCTTCGCGGGTAACGGTGAAGGTGCCCGTATTCACCACGGTGCCGGATTCTGCCGCATTGGCATCGGTGGCTACAAGGCTAACGGTGGCGGGGGGAGGGGCGTCGTTGTCGGCAATGGCAGCGGTGACGGCGCGAATCCCCAGCCCGTTGAAGTTGGCATCGGCACTGGAGACGCTGTGGGCAATGGTGCCCGTGTGGTCGCCCTCCACCAGGGTGTCATCCACCGCCGTAACGGTGATCACCTGGGGAATGTTCCAGTTGGCGGCGGTAAAGGTAACGGTGGTGCGATCCGTGGTGAGCTGACTGCCGGGATTCAGGGTAATCACCACATCGGCGGTGGGTTGGCTCCGCAGAACCAGGGTGTAGGTGTCGGATGCGCCGCCCTCGGTGACTTGGGTGGTGCCGCCGGATTCGATCAACGTCACCCCAAAGGTGTCGGACGTGTTGAAAATACCGGGGCTGGCCAGGTCGCCACCGCTGGAGGTGCGGGCATTTTGGGTGTTGTTGACCGTAGACGCCACCCAACCCGCGTTCACGGTCGTTGAGTCGAGGTTGTCTGCGGTCGTCCAGGCGCTAAAGCCTTGGGTGCGGGGGGTGCCGGGGAAAGCTTGGTCGCCGTAGGAGAGGCGATCCACTAGGTTGCCCTCAGCGTCATAGAGGTTGATTTCGTCGTTGCGGCCTAGGTTGTTGCTGCCCGCCAAGCCACCAATCACTTTCACCGACGCATCCAAGCCCCAAGCGGCCCGGAATGCCGCCGCCGTGGCCTCGGTCAAAATTACCGATTCACCCGGTTGCACAATGCCAAAGGCACTGAGGTCAAAGGACCCAGGGGTGCGGGAGTCGTCGTCAAAGCTCCATCCGGTCATGTCTACCGGAGCGGTGCCCACGTTGGTGAACTCGATAAATTCGCCGTTGGCCCCCTGGTACATGAACTCGGTAATCTGCATCCGGCCCACCAAAATCAAATCCAGATCCGAGGTCTGGGCATACAGAGTTCCGTTTAAATCCGTCGTCATAGCCTGTAATTCCCTGCTGAGTGATGTCACGACCTGCACGTTATGAAGGCGCTAAAAAATAGAGCAACCCCCAAAGAGGTTCCTCCTATTTCCTGCACGCAAAAAGCAATGTCAAAATTGACCGGGTCTTGGCAGAACTGCATGAAAACCGCCTTCCCTAGACCGGAAAAGCTGGGCTTCATCAGCTTGTTAGCCAACGCTTGCGATCAGCCCATGATCAAAAATCGTCGTCGCGATTTTGCTTAGAGCCGATCCTTGTTTCGGAGTTAATAACACACCAAAAACATCCGTATTTCCACATAAAACTGTAGCAGAATTAACGAAAGGTGTCGGTAAAACTTCGGTTAACACGCCGTTAAGGAGCCTGCCCCTAGCGGCCATCTAGGTTTGTGAGCTAGGTTTGTGAGCTAGTTTGACGACCTTGCGTGCAACGCGCTGACGTAGGAGCCGCCTGTGGGTGGCACCCGAATGAGTGCAGCCCATCCATGCAGCCCATCCATGCAACTCATCCGTGCAGCCCATCCGTGCAGCCCATCAGTGAAACCCCAGGTCGGTGCTTTTGCCCCCATGGACGAGGGCTAACTGGTAATACTTCTGGGCGTGTTCAATTAGATCAAGGGCTTGGGCTTCGGAGACCTCGCGGATGACCTTGCCGGGAACACCCATCACCAGGGAACGGGGCGGCACATCCTTCGTCACCACGGCCCCCGCCCCAATGATGCTGCCGCTGCCGACGCGCACCCCATTCAGCACCACTGCCCCAATGCCGATCAGGCTTCCGGTTTCAATGTGGGCGCTATGGATCACCGCCCGATGGCCCACGGTGACGCGATCCGCCAAATAGGTGGGCTGCCCCGGATCGCCGTGGAGAATCGCCCCATCCTGCACATTGCTGTAGGGGCCGATGGTAATGGACTCCACATCGCCGCGCACCACCGCCCCATACCAAATGCTGCACCCCTCCTGAAGGATGACCTGGCCCATCACCGTGGCATTGGGGGCCACAAAGGCTGCTTGGGAACAATCGGGACTGGGCCAAATCAAAGACATAGGGGAATGCTGACGCGCAGGACAATCATTCAATACAGTATCAGCCGGGACAAGTCCCTCTGGCGGTTCTGGGCCGGAAATTCCCCAGGATTTTAGGGATTTTCGCCCTTCCTCCGCCACGTTGGCTACGGAGTCTGCCGAATCCCAACGGTATAATACGGCTACAGCATCATCTTGATCAGCCCCCTAGAGGAAGTGTCTGGTTTCTGCCCAATGGTTAATTCCGCCCTGCAATACCCCATCTACGGCCCAGAAATCCAGTGCCCCCACTGTCGGCAAACCATCCCGGCCCTCACCCTGACGGATACCTACCTCTGCACCCGCCACGGAGCCTTTGAGGCCAACCCCGACACGAAGGATCTGGTGCATTTGCAATCGGGACGGCACTGGCGACAGTGGGAGGGGGAATGGTATCGCCAACACACCCACCCCGACGGCATCCGCTTTGAAATCCACGAAGCCCTAGATCGTCTCTATACCCAGGGTTATCGGGCGACCAAGGTGATCATTGCCGAGCGCTACAAGGATTTGGTCAACGGCTACCTAGAGCGTAACTCCCCCTGGCGCGGGCAGGCCGATGCCTCCGCCGCCCCGAAACTCTACGGTCTCCCGGTAGACTTTAGCCCCTCCGAAGCGGACGATCCCCAGTGGGCGGTCATTAACTTCACCCTCGAAAAAGAACCCGGAGTGCCCGTTCGGTATCCCTATTTTCGGCTGTTTGAATAACAGGATTGATGGAAGATTTGGATACTCATTTTTGGGGGACTGAGTGATTTTAAGGGATCGAAAATCAGCTCCTGTATTGTCCCCAAGCGCCACACCCATCGAGAGATAGGATTATCCGCCTATCCGATACTATGCTTCACCATGCTTCTATTCGCACCGCCGATATTCACCGGGCCATCGCCTTTTACGAACGGCTAGGCTTTGAGGTGCGGGAGCGCTTCACCACGGGCATGACCCTCGCCTGCTGGATGGAGGGCTTGGGTGGACGGATTGAGCTGATCCAAATTCCAGAGCCCCGTCCCGCCGCCGATGCCTTCCACGACGAGCACTATACGGGCTATTACCACCTGTCCTTTGATCTGACGGATCGGGTGGAGAGTTTGCCCCATTGGCTGGCGGAACTGCGGCAAGCCTTTGGCGTGGGGACCTCTGCAGTGGATGGCATGGCGGATTCCACCCCTGCTAAGGACGGGACGGCGGCGGGTATGCTTAGGGTACTCCTAGAACCCCAGCAGCAAATCATTGGCGATCACGTTTACGAGGTGGCTTTCCTCGCCGATGCCGATGGCCTACCCCTAGAATTTATCCGAGTCCTTGGCCATGTCCACACCCCATGAGGCGCTTCCCTTCATCGACAACTGGGCCTACCTAAAAACCGAGCTGGCTTGGCTGGATCGATTGTTGATGGTGGCGATGTCGCGCCAAAAGCGGGAAATCGAAGAGGTGGATGATTTTGCCATCTCCGATCAGGATCGGGTGACGAGCCACTGGTGGAAGGGGATCGTGTCCCTCAATGGCAAACCGGGCTATGACCATGCTCGTCCGCCCAAGGCCGCTGCTAACCGAGGGGCCAACTACGCCCAGCACCTCGAAGCCCGCATCCAGGCCAGCCAGCAGCAGGGGGTTTCCCTCGCTCTCCCCCAACTGCGGGATCAGCTCCAGCTCAGCGCCTTCGAGAAAAACGTGATTTTGATGGCCCTGGCCCCAGAAATTAACCAGCGCTTCGGGCGGCTCTACGGCTATCTGCAATACCAGCACGACGAATCGGAATGGGATTTGCCCACGGTGGATCTCTGCCTGCGCCTGCTCTGCCGCAACGACCAAGAATGGCGGCAGGCCCGCCCGATGATTGCCCCCAGCGGTCGCCTGGTTAGCCTGGGGCTGGTGGAATGGGCCAGCACCGAAGACACCACCCTGCTCAGCCGCCACCTGCGTCTGGCGGAACCCCTCACCACCTACCTGCTGTCCGAAAACCCCGACCCCAGCCAGATTCAGTCCTGGCTTACCGCCGCCCTGGCTCCGCCCCTGCAAGCCCTGCCCCCCACCGAGGCCGAGCCGCCCCTGGTGCTGCCCGACCCGGTGATCAGCCAACTGGATACCCTCTGCGCCCTCGTCCCATCCGAGGCCCATCCTGTGGTGCTACTTACCGGAGACAAGGGCACAGGCAAAACCCAAACCGCCCGCTGGATCGCCCATCGCCTTGGCCTACCGCTGACGGTGCTAGACCTAGCCGCCACCACCGAAGCCGACTACGAAACCCTCTTTGCTGCCCTTGCCGCCCTGCCCCCTGGGGTGCTGCTGATCAAAAATTCCCAGCCTTGGCTAGGCCGCACCCCCATCCTAGAATCCGCCCTGGTAGAACAATGGCTTACCCAGCGCCAAAGCCAACCGGGCCTAACGCTTTTTGCCGCCCACCCGTTGCACAGCATCAAACTGGCTTGGCGACAGCGCTGTGATGGTGTAATTGGCCTGCCAATGCCCACCGCCACCGCCCGCAAAACCCTCTGGAAACAAGCCCTTCCGGCAGACCTGCCCCTGCACCGCAACCTGCCCTGGACGACCCTGGCCCAGTTCCCCCTCAGCGGTGGCGATATCCAAACCCTGGCCCACACCGCCGCCGCCCTGGCCCGCCAAGATCAATCCCCCAGCCTTATGGCCACCCACCTCCAACAGGCGCTGGCCCTACACCACCCTCGCCTGAAATGGCCCAAGACCACCCAATCCTCCCAGTCCACAAAACCCTAACGGGGCCAATCTACGGATCCTCTAGGAATAGCCTGCGCCACCGTTCTAGGCCATGGAGCGGGGCCGTTTCCTATTCAATACTCACACCGCCAAAGGTTTCGGCGGCTTTGCCCGGTTTGGCGAGGGGGGCCTTTTCCATCTGGCGGGCCTGTTTGCGGTGGGATTGAAAATAGCCCAGCCATGCTGCCGGGGCATCCATGGTTTCGCCACCGTGCTTGGTTTTGCGCTGGCGCACCTGGCAAAGGAC contains:
- a CDS encoding choice-of-anchor I family protein; this encodes MTTDLNGTLYAQTSDLDLILVGRMQITEFMYQGANGEFIEFTNVGTAPVDMTGWSFDDDSRTPGSFDLSAFGIVQPGESVILTEATAAAFRAAWGLDASVKVIGGLAGSNNLGRNDEINLYDAEGNLVDRLSYGDQAFPGTPRTQGFSAWTTADNLDSTTVNAGWVASTVNNTQNARTSSGGDLASPGIFNTSDTFGVTLIESGGTTQVTEGGASDTYTLVLRSQPTADVVITLNPGSQLTTDRTTVTFTAANWNIPQVITVTAVDDTLVEGDHTGTIAHSVSSADANFNGLGIRAVTAAIADNDAPPPATVSLVATDANAAESGTVVNTGTFTVTREGDLTADLIVTYTVGGTATNGIDYNRLSGRIVIPAGETSATITITPVNDANPNEGPETVILTLVSSTDYGLGASTSATVTIEDNTTGSLRQVGTITSANGAEISAFDPASRRLYVVAGDRIEIFSLSATGALSLVGDLPLGFAAPAGVNVLPNSVAIKNGIVAAAYAIVDSATGAQRRGQVSFYDAATGALLNAVEVGYLPDMVVFSPDGTRVLTADEGEPNSYGRADSFDPEGSVSIIDISNGVANATVRTADFRAFNDQADALRAAGVRIFGPGATVAQDLEPEYITFSGDGRLAYVTLQENNALAVVDIATATVTRIIPLGYKDHSLPGNSLDASDRDSGVNLQNWPVFGMFQPDAIASYTVNGQTFFITANEGDARDYAGFAEEVRVGANGYVLNPSVFPNAAELKRPENLGRLTVTNATGDLNGDGTFDRIEVFGTRSFSIWDSNGNLVFDSGDELERLTLAQVPSIFNSNGSFTDNTFDTRSDNKGPEPEGVVVGVVNGRTYAFIGLERTGDVVVYDVTNPVSPTFIEYINVPGDVGIEGLTFVSANQSPTGVPLLITTNEVSNTISVFEFTPPPPPFNVISGTNGRDVLLGTDGWDRILASPGPDVITTGGGRDQIVYTHLNQSGDTITDFQVGADQLVFTDLLTSIGYGGTNPLADGLIQIRNLGNSGRAQLSIDLDRTGGGRNQFTNFITFQGVDAVALSNPDNFVF
- a CDS encoding gamma carbonic anhydrase family protein, yielding MSLIWPSPDCSQAAFVAPNATVMGQVILQEGCSIWYGAVVRGDVESITIGPYSNVQDGAILHGDPGQPTYLADRVTVGHRAVIHSAHIETGSLIGIGAVVLNGVRVGSGSIIGAGAVVTKDVPPRSLVMGVPGKVIREVSEAQALDLIEHAQKYYQLALVHGGKSTDLGFH
- a CDS encoding TIGR02652 family protein; translated protein: MVNSALQYPIYGPEIQCPHCRQTIPALTLTDTYLCTRHGAFEANPDTKDLVHLQSGRHWRQWEGEWYRQHTHPDGIRFEIHEALDRLYTQGYRATKVIIAERYKDLVNGYLERNSPWRGQADASAAPKLYGLPVDFSPSEADDPQWAVINFTLEKEPGVPVRYPYFRLFE
- a CDS encoding VOC family protein is translated as MLHHASIRTADIHRAIAFYERLGFEVRERFTTGMTLACWMEGLGGRIELIQIPEPRPAADAFHDEHYTGYYHLSFDLTDRVESLPHWLAELRQAFGVGTSAVDGMADSTPAKDGTAAGMLRVLLEPQQQIIGDHVYEVAFLADADGLPLEFIRVLGHVHTP
- a CDS encoding AAA family ATPase, with the translated sequence MSTPHEALPFIDNWAYLKTELAWLDRLLMVAMSRQKREIEEVDDFAISDQDRVTSHWWKGIVSLNGKPGYDHARPPKAAANRGANYAQHLEARIQASQQQGVSLALPQLRDQLQLSAFEKNVILMALAPEINQRFGRLYGYLQYQHDESEWDLPTVDLCLRLLCRNDQEWRQARPMIAPSGRLVSLGLVEWASTEDTTLLSRHLRLAEPLTTYLLSENPDPSQIQSWLTAALAPPLQALPPTEAEPPLVLPDPVISQLDTLCALVPSEAHPVVLLTGDKGTGKTQTARWIAHRLGLPLTVLDLAATTEADYETLFAALAALPPGVLLIKNSQPWLGRTPILESALVEQWLTQRQSQPGLTLFAAHPLHSIKLAWRQRCDGVIGLPMPTATARKTLWKQALPADLPLHRNLPWTTLAQFPLSGGDIQTLAHTAAALARQDQSPSLMATHLQQALALHHPRLKWPKTTQSSQSTKP